A window of the Bdellovibrio sp. ZAP7 genome harbors these coding sequences:
- a CDS encoding FAD-binding oxidoreductase → MQNKEFDILIVGAGIIGTSVGAELSRRGYKVCVIDKGTVGRGCSYGNAGWMTPCFSMPLPMPGMFLKSMKWLANPNSPLHIKPSLSLDLAAWLFHFMKAMNETQARRAVEGLVVLSQKSLVEYKKLGDKYPKTRFEQKGLLMVSRTKEGVAAAVEELEYVKGVGVTGKQMTGEELMAFEPAFRPPMLGGVYFDQEAMAEPFQVVQAMAEEIRKNGGEIIENCELIDLEISGGKVTKALTSQGEFKFKEIVVATGSWSKDLAKLLRLRIPILGGKGYAMIVPKLEKQPKYPIMFIENKIAITPRENSLRIAGTLELVDQDFSVTERRVNNIKRGAAELLYLPEQLEVQELWAGLRPCTPDGVPLIGYHDKIPNLMLAVGHQMLGLQSGAGTGLLVADLIDKKTPFVDLEIFAPNRF, encoded by the coding sequence ATGCAAAACAAAGAATTCGATATTTTAATAGTCGGTGCCGGCATTATCGGTACTTCCGTGGGTGCTGAACTTTCTCGTCGTGGTTACAAAGTTTGTGTGATCGATAAAGGAACCGTAGGTCGCGGTTGCTCTTACGGAAATGCAGGCTGGATGACTCCTTGCTTTTCGATGCCGTTGCCAATGCCTGGTATGTTCCTGAAATCTATGAAGTGGCTGGCAAATCCTAACAGTCCATTGCATATCAAGCCGTCCCTATCTTTGGATTTGGCTGCTTGGTTGTTCCACTTCATGAAAGCGATGAACGAAACTCAAGCGCGTCGCGCGGTTGAAGGCTTGGTTGTTCTTTCGCAAAAATCCTTGGTTGAATACAAAAAACTGGGCGACAAATATCCAAAAACTCGTTTCGAGCAAAAAGGTCTTTTGATGGTTTCCCGCACTAAAGAAGGTGTGGCAGCAGCTGTTGAAGAACTTGAATACGTTAAAGGCGTTGGCGTTACCGGCAAACAAATGACCGGTGAAGAGCTTATGGCTTTCGAACCTGCATTCCGTCCGCCAATGTTGGGTGGTGTGTACTTCGATCAGGAAGCTATGGCAGAGCCGTTCCAAGTGGTTCAGGCAATGGCTGAAGAGATTCGTAAAAACGGTGGCGAGATCATCGAAAACTGCGAATTGATCGATCTTGAAATCTCGGGTGGTAAAGTTACCAAAGCCCTTACTTCTCAAGGCGAATTCAAATTCAAAGAAATCGTGGTTGCGACGGGTAGCTGGTCAAAAGATTTGGCGAAACTTTTGCGTCTAAGAATTCCTATCTTGGGCGGTAAAGGTTACGCAATGATCGTACCTAAACTTGAAAAACAACCTAAGTATCCGATCATGTTTATCGAAAACAAAATTGCAATCACTCCGCGTGAGAACTCTTTGCGTATCGCGGGTACTTTGGAACTTGTGGATCAGGATTTCTCTGTCACTGAACGCCGTGTGAACAACATCAAACGTGGCGCAGCTGAATTGTTGTATCTTCCAGAGCAATTGGAAGTTCAAGAATTGTGGGCAGGTCTTCGTCCATGTACTCCAGACGGTGTGCCTTTGATTGGTTACCACGATAAGATCCCGAATTTGATGTTGGCCGTAGGCCATCAGATGTTGGGTCTTCAATCCGGAGCCGGCACAGGCTTGCTGGTTGCGGATTTGATCGACAAGAAAACTCCATTCGTCGATCTTGAAATCTTCGCTCCAAACAGATTCTAA
- a CDS encoding DUF4476 domain-containing protein: MFQLLKISIALILASVVVSCGGTTDEHGGGFAPKNRLKWSSIPSEFNPRVEDVSLNTQGLDAIKMNIFGFTADVEVAYSADIPAGEGYLRLFTVSKNGGSFGNISHQNNGSTLSLTSYGSYSCSIKIKDGAITSLDGGCYVRMQVYLPKGAEIEVYNVGQLISKRFQPMSLSDFLTAIDKASFDSDKFPLIEDFLNSYVQTGKKPSMTCQQLGGVVKDFMRTEAKYTALRKLHFAVSDRENLAAMIDDVFNYFDRPKARTIVGLPN, encoded by the coding sequence ATGTTTCAATTGTTGAAAATTTCTATCGCTCTTATTTTAGCATCAGTCGTTGTTAGCTGCGGTGGCACTACGGATGAACATGGTGGCGGATTCGCTCCTAAGAACAGACTCAAATGGTCATCTATTCCTTCGGAATTCAATCCCCGCGTTGAAGATGTTTCTTTGAACACTCAAGGTTTAGACGCGATCAAAATGAACATTTTTGGTTTCACGGCTGACGTGGAAGTTGCTTACTCTGCAGATATTCCAGCGGGAGAAGGCTATCTTCGCCTGTTCACAGTTTCTAAAAACGGCGGCTCTTTTGGCAACATCAGTCACCAAAATAATGGCAGCACTTTAAGCTTAACTAGCTATGGTTCTTATTCTTGCTCTATCAAAATCAAAGATGGCGCGATTACTTCGCTTGATGGTGGCTGCTATGTGCGCATGCAAGTTTACTTGCCTAAAGGCGCAGAGATTGAAGTTTACAACGTAGGACAATTGATCTCGAAACGCTTTCAACCAATGTCGCTTTCTGATTTTCTGACAGCGATTGATAAAGCCAGCTTTGACAGCGACAAGTTCCCGTTGATCGAAGACTTCCTAAACTCATACGTGCAAACAGGGAAAAAACCTTCGATGACTTGCCAACAATTGGGTGGAGTGGTGAAGGATTTTATGCGAACAGAAGCCAAGTACACAGCTTTACGTAAACTGCATTTCGCAGTCAGCGATCGCGAGAACCTTGCCGCCATGATTGATGATGTTTTCAATTATTTCGACCGCCCCAAAGCACGCACCATCGTAGGACTGCCAAATTAA
- the folD gene encoding bifunctional methylenetetrahydrofolate dehydrogenase/methenyltetrahydrofolate cyclohydrolase FolD — protein MLILDGKEVSNHVRASLIPRIAAFKNKTGRAPHLAVVICGEDPASQVYVRNKKAACEKVGMTSTIHALRADITQEELTEMIETLNADEGVDGILVQFPLPKHLSSHEVLQTVSPLKDADGLTYKSLGYFFAGQPLVSPCTPKGVMTILKHYNINVEGMNAVVVGRSNIVGKPMAMLLTEANATVTLCHSKTKNLAQFTKNADLVVVAAGKAQLLGKDDFKKDAIVVDVGMHGSGQGGKLCGDVRFSELEGWAKAATPVPGGVGPMTITTLLENTCLLAEKRV, from the coding sequence GTGCTCATTTTAGATGGCAAAGAAGTATCAAATCACGTTCGCGCCTCCCTGATTCCCCGAATTGCAGCCTTTAAAAACAAAACTGGCCGCGCGCCCCATTTAGCGGTGGTCATTTGCGGGGAAGACCCAGCCAGCCAGGTTTATGTCAGAAACAAGAAAGCGGCCTGCGAGAAAGTCGGCATGACTTCGACGATTCACGCTTTGCGCGCAGACATCACTCAGGAAGAGCTGACGGAAATGATCGAAACACTCAATGCCGATGAAGGCGTTGACGGTATTTTGGTGCAATTTCCTTTACCAAAACATTTAAGTTCTCATGAAGTTTTGCAGACGGTTTCGCCTTTGAAAGACGCAGACGGTTTGACGTACAAATCTCTGGGGTATTTCTTTGCAGGACAACCTCTGGTCAGCCCGTGCACTCCTAAGGGAGTGATGACGATCCTTAAGCATTACAACATCAATGTTGAAGGCATGAATGCGGTTGTCGTGGGTCGCAGTAATATCGTGGGAAAACCAATGGCGATGTTACTGACCGAAGCCAACGCAACGGTGACTTTGTGTCACTCTAAAACTAAGAATCTGGCGCAATTTACGAAAAATGCAGACTTAGTTGTTGTGGCCGCCGGCAAAGCCCAGCTTCTGGGTAAAGATGATTTCAAGAAAGACGCTATCGTGGTGGATGTCGGCATGCACGGCTCCGGCCAGGGTGGAAAATTATGTGGTGACGTCAGATTTTCAGAGCTGGAGGGGTGGGCTAAGGCTGCAACCCCAGTTCCTGGCGGAGTTGGCCCCATGACTATTACAACGCTCCTTGAAAACACTTGTCTCTTGGCTGAAAAAAGAGTCTGA
- a CDS encoding aromatic ring-hydroxylating dioxygenase subunit alpha, with product MFTGFLKNVWYVGLPSSELAINKATARKILNEPVVFYRDSKGKVSAMRDICPHRGIPLSYGRVVNDNLECPYHGWKFDGTGMCTEIPSLCPDQDLNPNKIKVRSYPVHEAQGLIWVFMGDKDFDLTKVPQPPVMQGFPEGKKPNLTYVVNFPCHVDHAVIGLMDPAHGPYVHKSWFWRSEKTMLEKKKLFGPVDFGFQMIRHKPSSNSKAYKLLGGVPTTEITFTLPCVRVEHIQVGERKFYSYTALTPVDEKNTRVTQLAVWDIPWLSLFKPAVDKFGKVFLGQDMDAVTKQQEGLKYDPSLMLIKDADTQAKWYYSLKTEYHNALEEKRPFVNPVKQTELRWRS from the coding sequence ATGTTCACAGGATTTTTGAAAAACGTATGGTACGTGGGTTTGCCAAGTTCGGAACTCGCAATCAATAAAGCAACTGCGCGCAAAATTTTGAATGAGCCGGTGGTGTTTTATCGTGATTCAAAAGGCAAAGTGTCAGCAATGCGCGACATCTGCCCCCATCGTGGGATTCCGTTAAGCTATGGACGAGTAGTTAACGATAATCTTGAGTGTCCTTACCACGGTTGGAAATTCGATGGCACTGGTATGTGCACGGAGATTCCTTCTTTGTGCCCGGATCAGGATTTGAATCCTAACAAAATCAAAGTGCGCAGCTATCCCGTGCATGAAGCCCAAGGTTTGATCTGGGTTTTCATGGGCGATAAAGATTTCGATCTGACAAAGGTTCCGCAACCACCCGTGATGCAGGGATTCCCTGAAGGTAAAAAACCAAATCTTACTTACGTGGTGAATTTCCCATGTCACGTCGATCACGCCGTGATTGGCTTGATGGACCCAGCTCACGGACCTTATGTTCATAAAAGCTGGTTCTGGCGTTCTGAAAAAACCATGCTCGAAAAGAAAAAACTTTTCGGCCCCGTGGACTTCGGCTTCCAGATGATTCGTCATAAACCATCTTCAAATTCCAAGGCCTATAAATTATTGGGTGGAGTACCGACGACGGAAATTACTTTCACTCTGCCATGTGTTCGTGTTGAACATATTCAGGTCGGGGAGCGTAAGTTCTATTCTTATACGGCATTGACTCCGGTAGATGAAAAGAACACGCGTGTCACTCAATTGGCAGTCTGGGATATCCCATGGTTGTCTTTGTTCAAACCTGCAGTCGATAAATTCGGTAAAGTCTTCCTGGGACAGGACATGGATGCTGTTACTAAGCAACAAGAGGGTTTGAAATACGACCCAAGTCTCATGCTGATCAAGGACGCTGACACCCAGGCAAAGTGGTATTATTCTTTAAAGACGGAATATCACAACGCCTTGGAAGAAAAGCGTCCTTTCGTGAATCCGGTAAAACAAACGGAACTTCGCTGGAGAAGCTAA
- a CDS encoding esterase-like activity of phytase family protein, whose protein sequence is MHKIFWSLVLATGLTCQAQALSLKYVGETSIVTGAKFDETTIGGLSGITYADGILNAVSDDKGRWGEPRFYQFDLKIDGKGVTLVPKSVKFVNGLKKEGSRKAFLDLEGLVAMPDGDFLISSEGNNDLKPRSMPRVFRVAADGKWKYDITIPDKYLPERTGQQSKGIQNNGAFEGLTATRDGKFVFTSLEAPLTQDIDMETEANGPIIRILKFEDRGAQRGYFTPAAEFTYKIDAFHDNQIGREIFRGVSEILALSESKIIVLERGARIYGKGWKSTVGLYLADVSKATDTLAMVKLADHKYTLAEKVKLVDFETDLTKERGKKDVQNFEALAFGPNLPDGRRTLLVMSDNNFSKNEVTELLVFAIEGE, encoded by the coding sequence ATGCATAAAATTTTTTGGAGCTTGGTTCTGGCAACGGGTCTTACTTGTCAGGCCCAAGCCCTGAGTTTGAAATACGTGGGCGAGACCTCCATCGTCACCGGAGCCAAATTTGATGAAACCACTATCGGTGGTCTTTCAGGTATTACTTATGCTGACGGGATTTTAAATGCCGTCAGTGATGATAAAGGCCGTTGGGGGGAACCCCGTTTTTATCAGTTCGATCTTAAGATTGACGGCAAAGGTGTCACTCTTGTTCCCAAATCCGTAAAATTCGTAAATGGTTTGAAAAAAGAGGGCTCTCGCAAAGCCTTTTTGGATTTGGAAGGTTTGGTAGCCATGCCTGATGGGGATTTCCTGATTTCCTCTGAAGGTAATAACGATTTAAAACCTCGTTCTATGCCGCGCGTGTTTCGTGTCGCCGCTGATGGCAAATGGAAATACGATATTACGATTCCTGATAAGTATCTTCCAGAGCGCACAGGACAGCAATCCAAGGGCATTCAAAATAACGGCGCCTTTGAGGGGTTAACAGCCACTCGTGACGGTAAATTCGTTTTTACTTCACTGGAAGCCCCACTGACTCAAGATATCGATATGGAAACCGAGGCGAATGGTCCCATCATTCGTATTTTGAAGTTCGAGGATCGCGGAGCTCAGCGTGGCTATTTTACGCCAGCTGCAGAGTTCACGTATAAAATCGACGCCTTCCATGACAATCAAATCGGGCGCGAGATTTTCCGGGGCGTTTCCGAGATTCTGGCTTTGTCAGAATCGAAAATAATCGTTCTGGAGCGTGGAGCACGTATTTACGGTAAGGGCTGGAAATCCACGGTGGGCTTGTATTTGGCAGACGTAAGCAAGGCCACGGATACGTTGGCTATGGTAAAGCTTGCAGACCACAAATACACACTTGCTGAAAAAGTGAAGCTGGTGGATTTTGAAACCGATCTGACCAAAGAGCGTGGCAAAAAAGACGTGCAAAATTTCGAAGCCCTGGCATTCGGACCGAATTTGCCAGATGGACGTCGTACATTGCTGGTGATGTCGGATAATAATTTTTCCAAGAACGAAGTGACTGAGCTTCTGGTTTTTGCAATTGAAGGTGAATAA
- a CDS encoding class I SAM-dependent rRNA methyltransferase, whose amino-acid sequence MTMTVWRLRTGADKRIRSGHPWVFSNELSVSPKGLPPGTPVELQDAKGQFLARGYGNPHSLIAFRALTFNSQDKEPTGFNFLHDKVLNSWKVRKAAGFRGSFRLAFGESDYIPGLVLDYYVIDQGGKRAQVFVAQLVTAGMDQALQNTEAFFHGLTEKAKEQGLSEFDWSQTAVVIRNDVSVRKLEGLTGNEAKVIKDLPDFKLDHVEILLNAAADAGVIKMSCDLREGQKTGFFLDQTHNIYLAINLFKNWAKQQNTKSIRILDLCCYVGHWSTQITRALKAEGFDVEVSLVDVSKTALAFAKENAEREGAKVIVHEMDVLEGLTNLPTQQYDIVIADPPAFIKAKKDIHVGKAAYIKMNTHAFRLAKKNGFVASCSCSGLLEEEEFRDAIRKASLRNYSEVRSVLRGGHAADHPTLMQFPEGFYLKMYVHYIV is encoded by the coding sequence ATGACGATGACAGTTTGGAGACTTCGTACTGGCGCTGATAAACGCATTCGCAGTGGACATCCTTGGGTGTTTTCTAATGAACTGTCAGTGAGCCCCAAAGGATTACCTCCGGGGACACCTGTGGAGCTTCAAGATGCCAAAGGCCAGTTCCTGGCGCGCGGCTACGGCAATCCTCATTCCTTGATTGCGTTTCGTGCTTTGACTTTCAATTCACAGGACAAAGAACCGACTGGTTTCAACTTCCTTCATGATAAAGTTTTAAATTCCTGGAAAGTTCGTAAGGCTGCGGGTTTCCGCGGCAGCTTCCGTTTGGCTTTCGGTGAATCAGATTATATTCCCGGTTTGGTTTTAGATTACTATGTGATCGATCAGGGCGGAAAGCGTGCTCAAGTATTCGTCGCTCAATTGGTGACTGCGGGTATGGATCAAGCTTTGCAAAATACCGAAGCATTCTTTCATGGCCTGACTGAAAAAGCCAAAGAGCAAGGTCTTTCTGAATTCGATTGGTCACAAACTGCTGTGGTCATTCGTAACGACGTGAGCGTGCGTAAGCTTGAAGGCTTGACGGGCAACGAAGCAAAAGTGATCAAAGATCTTCCTGATTTCAAATTGGACCATGTCGAAATTCTTTTGAATGCGGCAGCAGACGCCGGCGTTATCAAAATGAGTTGTGATCTTCGTGAAGGTCAAAAAACTGGTTTCTTCCTGGATCAAACGCACAATATTTACCTGGCGATTAATTTATTTAAGAACTGGGCAAAACAACAAAATACCAAATCCATCCGCATTTTGGATTTGTGCTGTTATGTGGGTCACTGGTCGACGCAAATCACACGTGCTTTAAAAGCCGAGGGGTTTGATGTGGAAGTTTCCTTGGTGGACGTTTCTAAAACAGCTTTGGCATTTGCTAAAGAAAATGCCGAGCGTGAAGGGGCGAAAGTCATCGTTCACGAAATGGATGTTTTGGAAGGTCTGACAAATCTGCCGACTCAACAGTACGACATCGTGATTGCGGATCCGCCAGCATTTATTAAAGCAAAAAAAGACATCCACGTTGGTAAAGCGGCTTACATCAAAATGAACACGCATGCTTTCCGTTTGGCCAAAAAGAACGGTTTTGTGGCGTCTTGTTCGTGCTCTGGTTTGCTGGAGGAAGAAGAATTCCGCGATGCCATTCGTAAAGCTTCATTAAGAAATTACTCCGAAGTGCGCAGTGTTTTGCGTGGTGGCCATGCGGCAGACCATCCAACTTTGATGCAATTTCCTGAGGGTTTCTATCTAAAAATGTACGTTCATTACATCGTATAA
- a CDS encoding ATP-binding protein codes for MKRNGGLKIILKKARRFFLWIPVLTLICGLSLSFYIHKRMLDREQADQRAESIKRSREIIQSLDLLLSNSILRIQSYEEYIGSRPADYYRDMAFLGQSLRYTVFQRFSIYQISGKRNASPPKLKLISRINTPNSGVPEIKSKTMTSPAVIKGIEEIIRNKEYSRAVLHERNGVPLITYVLQSRSRENIYFIFTAPLVSLFEKIDLRTSESLEIEDIKNQNSWIITSDNNSKSIREGNISRQIGRDDSLLQTLRLGEPQQTTLKVHFHFNFQKSQGLNASTITGIMSILITLIISYLFWVLVQQNRRVGRLVIDKTHDLERAHQELQEALVAKSRFLGNISHEIRTPLNLILGMVDLCEEKDTDKKIHDYLSSMRSSGNHLLSMIEDLLDLAKADTNELQVQPKRMHLINFLTDIAKISGRDCAKKNLQLYSQFAFDLPASVNFDPSRLRQILLNLLRNACKYTNEGHIILRVTKLQQLPGHTMTLRFEVEDTGVGIQDDKIHKVFDAFFQVENSYAFSEGGVGLGLAIVKELVNKLNGRLHVESAPKKGTLFRVDLDMEVLDGSNWVETFRSPDDQVKEFVLISEDINMQLAAEPLAMHPAIIYSKLDYISEIRNSKPSSLPMNKWILLDATAGNVAASEMELLHKHGHVILLGKKDEILVKYPGLTDPVLDSSPLSLADVFLTTGFYGKNTRRTETRDLSKPKVEAVRKIIPDGLNLLVADDDMGNQELYMAYFDGKPWNIKYTQNGKEALEAYIANPSDVVVLDVRMPLMDGFEAAEKMRAFEKERGLPQRPILLVTADALEETMKRAQKIPNTSFLTKPIRKKTLMDAITQNIK; via the coding sequence ATGAAGCGTAACGGTGGCCTTAAAATCATTCTAAAAAAAGCCAGAAGATTTTTTCTGTGGATCCCCGTTCTGACGCTGATTTGCGGCCTCTCTCTTTCGTTCTATATTCATAAACGAATGTTAGATCGAGAACAAGCCGATCAGCGTGCTGAGTCCATCAAACGCTCTCGCGAGATCATTCAATCTTTAGATCTCCTCTTATCAAATAGTATTCTAAGAATTCAGTCCTATGAAGAATATATTGGCAGCCGTCCTGCTGACTATTACCGTGACATGGCCTTTCTGGGGCAATCATTGCGATATACCGTGTTTCAGCGCTTTTCAATTTATCAGATTTCGGGCAAACGCAATGCCTCCCCTCCTAAGCTAAAGCTGATTTCACGTATTAATACCCCGAACTCGGGAGTTCCTGAGATTAAAAGCAAGACTATGACCTCCCCTGCGGTCATTAAGGGCATTGAAGAAATCATCAGAAATAAAGAATACAGCCGGGCCGTTTTGCACGAACGAAACGGTGTTCCTTTGATTACTTATGTTCTGCAATCAAGAAGTCGTGAAAACATTTATTTCATTTTTACGGCACCTTTGGTTTCCTTGTTTGAAAAAATCGACCTTCGCACCAGCGAATCCCTGGAAATTGAAGACATTAAGAATCAGAATTCCTGGATCATCACATCAGATAACAATTCCAAGTCAATTCGGGAGGGTAACATCTCTCGCCAAATCGGCCGCGACGACAGCCTGTTGCAAACTTTGCGCTTGGGAGAGCCTCAGCAAACAACGCTGAAAGTGCACTTCCATTTTAACTTTCAAAAATCTCAGGGTCTGAACGCCTCAACCATCACGGGAATCATGAGTATCTTGATCACTTTGATCATTTCCTATTTATTCTGGGTCTTGGTTCAGCAAAACCGTCGCGTGGGTCGCTTGGTTATTGATAAGACGCACGACCTAGAACGCGCCCATCAAGAATTGCAAGAAGCCCTGGTTGCAAAAAGCCGCTTCCTGGGAAATATCTCTCACGAAATCCGCACACCTTTGAATTTGATTTTAGGGATGGTCGATCTCTGTGAGGAAAAGGATACCGATAAAAAGATTCACGACTATCTTAGCAGCATGCGCTCCTCTGGTAACCATCTGTTGTCGATGATCGAGGATTTGTTAGATCTAGCCAAAGCCGACACGAACGAATTGCAAGTCCAACCCAAGCGCATGCATCTGATTAACTTCCTTACGGATATTGCAAAAATTTCCGGTAGAGATTGTGCCAAAAAGAATCTGCAGCTTTATTCCCAGTTTGCCTTTGATTTACCGGCTTCAGTGAATTTCGATCCAAGCCGCCTTCGCCAGATTTTATTAAACCTTTTGCGTAACGCCTGCAAATACACGAACGAAGGCCACATCATACTCCGCGTGACCAAACTCCAGCAGCTGCCAGGTCATACGATGACCCTGCGTTTTGAAGTCGAGGATACTGGCGTTGGCATTCAAGACGATAAGATTCACAAAGTTTTTGATGCATTCTTTCAGGTTGAAAACTCTTACGCGTTCTCGGAAGGCGGGGTGGGCTTGGGCCTAGCCATCGTGAAAGAGTTGGTTAACAAGTTAAATGGTCGACTGCATGTGGAATCCGCGCCTAAAAAAGGAACTTTGTTCCGCGTGGATTTAGATATGGAAGTTTTGGATGGTTCTAATTGGGTGGAGACATTCCGCTCCCCAGATGATCAGGTCAAAGAATTCGTTTTGATTTCCGAAGATATCAATATGCAGCTGGCAGCAGAACCTCTCGCCATGCATCCGGCGATCATTTATTCCAAGCTTGATTATATCAGCGAGATTCGCAATTCGAAACCATCGTCTTTGCCGATGAATAAATGGATTCTGCTGGATGCGACTGCAGGAAATGTCGCTGCAAGCGAGATGGAATTACTGCACAAGCACGGACACGTTATCTTGTTGGGTAAAAAAGACGAGATCCTGGTTAAATATCCTGGTCTGACAGATCCTGTTTTGGATTCTTCGCCGTTATCTTTAGCGGATGTTTTCCTGACAACTGGATTTTACGGTAAGAACACTCGCCGTACTGAAACACGGGATCTTAGCAAACCCAAAGTGGAAGCCGTACGCAAAATCATTCCTGATGGTTTGAACTTGTTGGTGGCTGACGACGACATGGGAAATCAAGAACTCTATATGGCATACTTTGATGGCAAGCCTTGGAATATCAAATATACGCAAAACGGCAAAGAGGCCCTGGAGGCTTACATCGCGAATCCCAGCGACGTTGTCGTTTTAGATGTGCGTATGCCGTTGATGGATGGTTTTGAAGCGGCTGAAAAAATGCGGGCGTTTGAAAAAGAACGGGGACTTCCGCAACGTCCAATTCTTTTGGTCACCGCCGATGCTTTAGAAGAAACCATGAAGCGCGCCCAAAAAATCCCCAATACCAGCTTCCTGACGAAGCCTATTCGCAAAAAAACTTTGATGGATGCGATCACTCAAAATATTAAGTAA
- a CDS encoding Hpt domain-containing protein: MEIDSDLVGVSKQLRALSGFDSHAFNHLLEDTTANTVLRILARFCVSLNECIPALERGSISGESEVVWKAAHKLAGSAEMLGFKEFGKRSKDLSWQLKQSEHIGENLEDVTLYVAQARQLAIHLEAVFPNQKRYL; the protein is encoded by the coding sequence GTGGAAATAGATAGTGACTTGGTGGGCGTCAGCAAGCAGCTTAGAGCGCTTTCGGGCTTCGATTCACATGCGTTTAATCATTTATTAGAGGATACGACGGCCAATACCGTATTACGTATTTTGGCGCGGTTTTGTGTGTCATTGAATGAATGCATCCCGGCTTTGGAGCGCGGTAGCATTTCAGGTGAGTCTGAGGTGGTTTGGAAGGCTGCGCATAAACTAGCCGGGTCCGCAGAAATGCTGGGTTTCAAAGAGTTCGGTAAAAGATCTAAAGACCTTAGTTGGCAGCTGAAACAGTCGGAACATATCGGGGAAAATTTAGAAGATGTAACTCTTTATGTGGCTCAGGCGCGCCAGTTGGCTATACATCTAGAGGCCGTATTTCCTAATCAGAAGCGCTATCTTTAA
- a CDS encoding response regulator transcription factor: MAKILCVEDSSEFFIYLTSVLKDHSLTQAESIAEAFNIVQTGRDSFDMVLLDISLPDGNGMKILPDLKDSFKAKPVPIIILSTDDDIISKVAAFGIGADDYISKPPNSSELRARVDARLRAVKSYQQNTQQVQLGDLFIDSNRMCVEVRNQKGSVQVELTPFEFKILKILCSRPGQVFSREQLIDQVWGIGKYVTERTVDAHVSHLRKKISDSSVKVETVLSAGYKATIKDSASD, encoded by the coding sequence ATGGCAAAAATTCTCTGCGTCGAAGACAGCTCTGAGTTCTTTATCTATCTGACTTCGGTACTGAAAGATCACAGTCTTACCCAAGCCGAATCTATTGCTGAGGCATTTAATATCGTGCAAACGGGTCGCGATAGTTTCGATATGGTACTGCTTGATATCTCACTTCCAGACGGAAATGGAATGAAGATACTTCCGGATCTTAAAGATTCCTTTAAAGCAAAGCCTGTTCCGATTATCATTCTGAGCACGGATGACGACATCATCAGTAAAGTTGCAGCATTTGGTATTGGTGCGGATGATTATATTTCCAAGCCACCAAATTCAAGTGAACTGCGTGCCCGCGTCGATGCACGTTTACGTGCCGTAAAATCTTATCAGCAAAATACGCAACAAGTTCAGCTGGGGGATTTGTTTATTGATTCAAATCGTATGTGCGTGGAAGTTCGCAATCAAAAAGGTTCGGTACAAGTTGAGCTCACACCATTTGAATTTAAAATTCTAAAAATTCTTTGCAGTCGACCAGGGCAAGTGTTCAGCCGTGAACAGTTGATCGATCAGGTTTGGGGCATCGGAAAATACGTCACAGAAAGAACCGTAGACGCTCACGTCAGCCACTTGCGCAAAAAGATCAGCGATAGCTCCGTCAAAGTGGAAACGGTTTTAAGCGCGGGCTACAAAGCCACTATTAAAGATAGCGCTTCTGATTAG
- a CDS encoding response regulator: MKNRILVVEDDLALKPIWEHILRRQFTDYHLDWAVSCEEAQKLVSSSIVHESPYSLIVTDVFLSGAGTGLDLVRFLARAVKSSPIILVSIVDEVALRTKYGELLHNMQVLTKPISVPQCDRALDKIFGVDIAPSR, encoded by the coding sequence ATGAAAAATAGAATTTTGGTTGTTGAAGATGATTTAGCCCTCAAGCCGATTTGGGAGCATATTTTGCGCCGGCAGTTCACTGACTATCACTTGGACTGGGCGGTGAGCTGCGAAGAAGCGCAAAAACTTGTCAGTTCCTCGATCGTTCATGAATCACCGTATTCTCTGATTGTGACGGACGTATTCCTTTCAGGAGCGGGCACGGGCTTAGACCTGGTCCGCTTCCTGGCGCGCGCCGTAAAATCCAGCCCTATTATTCTGGTATCTATTGTCGACGAAGTCGCGTTGCGCACCAAGTACGGCGAGCTCCTGCATAATATGCAGGTCCTGACTAAGCCCATCAGTGTTCCGCAATGTGATCGCGCTTTAGATAAAATCTTTGGAGTTGATATTGCTCCCTCTAGGTAG